The proteins below come from a single Chryseobacterium nepalense genomic window:
- a CDS encoding aminotransferase class IV, which translates to MYQFIESIKIEDQKIFLLELHQKRVDAAFAHFGKEGTLDLAKIYKHLEHDEDGLFKFRIVYDLDKKIRTQMIPYAIPEIESFQLVENNSFDYSFKFEDRKELERMKMKAKAEEIIIVKNNHITDTSYSNILFLKGKDWFTPNSYLLNGVQRQHLLRKKEIKETEISLQNIKEFSHFQIINALNDFDENFIYPIDRIINLPGNEEYEDL; encoded by the coding sequence ATGTACCAATTCATTGAAAGTATAAAGATTGAAGACCAGAAAATCTTCTTATTGGAATTACATCAGAAACGTGTAGACGCAGCTTTCGCCCATTTCGGGAAAGAAGGAACCCTTGATCTGGCTAAAATTTATAAGCATCTGGAACATGACGAGGATGGCCTTTTTAAATTTAGAATTGTATATGATCTGGATAAGAAAATACGAACCCAGATGATTCCATACGCCATCCCGGAAATTGAAAGCTTTCAGCTGGTGGAAAATAACAGTTTCGATTATTCTTTTAAGTTTGAAGACCGAAAGGAACTCGAAAGAATGAAGATGAAAGCCAAAGCTGAAGAAATCATCATCGTTAAGAACAATCATATTACCGATACCTCTTATTCAAACATTCTTTTTTTAAAGGGAAAAGACTGGTTTACACCCAATTCTTATCTCCTTAACGGTGTGCAGCGACAGCATCTTTTAAGAAAAAAAGAAATAAAAGAAACAGAAATCAGCCTTCAAAATATTAAAGAATTTTCTCATTTCCAGATTATTAACGCTCTGAATGATTTTGATGAAAATTTCATTTATCCTATTGACAGAATCATTAATTTACCCGGAAATGAAGAATATGAAGATCTTTAA